The sequence GCTTTCTTTTAGAAGATACAAATATGCATTTTGaaatataatgatttttattatatagtaCCAAATGCAATAAGATGCAAAACCCTAAACCCCAGTTTTCCCCATGATACACTACTTATCTCATGCTGACACAGAATAATtaatcaacacacaacaacaaagaCTTACACaagaacacatacacaaatacacacatgttCTGTACGAAAAATAGAGAGCATTATGAAAAGAAACAtattttagccatttatattcTAAACCTAAACACTGATGACATTTGCCACTTACTGTTAAATGTACATCTGACTCTTTTCTCCCCAGTCATCTATAGCTCGTGGCCCGAGCGGACCAAATCTCTTTAAAGTGTATGACCGTGTGTTGTATCATTTTGAAGTTGTCATGTAGCTGTTGCTCATGTTCCtcacatataacatataacagtGTTAAATGAATTACTAATACTGATGGTGCTCTAATAAGAGAACTTCAGGTGAAGACTACATTGAGCATGCaagacagtaaataataacaaaatactCTTAACATGTCAAGCAAGATGTAGTGACAATATGAAATATACAAACGACACACAATACATTTTGACATTTCTGTTTCCAAAGGCACACCATCATCTGAAAGCTGGTTTACTGCACAGACTCTGCAGGAAATTACACACGTGACATTTGCAAAGTGATTGTAATCAAGTGAATAGAATTGCACGATTAAATGTCAAGTCATTTTATgttgcattttctttttgtacAGTCTGAGGATAGCtggctaaaaaataaatacacatttctttAGTTTTTGCATCTTTGACATGATATAATATTTTCTGCTAGTTTAATGATAATTACAAGCTCATGTTTTGTATATGATATTGAAAACAAGAGTAAACTGAATGGTATTATGTGCTtgaaaaatgacaaagtttcTAATAACAGCTACATGGGCACAATGATATGAATATGTCTGCTGTCAAAATACAACATTTAGTTGTGCTCTTTGATAAAATCTATTGCTGTAGGGTGATGATAGATGAAACAGATTAAATACACACttatacttttgtttttgtacaatGGAAGACTTATAACAAACCTTTCAGTTTcagttaataatattttttttcttctgctaaTAGAATTAAGCACTGAGATGATGTCTAAGCTGgcatgttatatattttattttacttgctCTATATCTGTGCTGGTGCAGATAAAATTATTTACAGCTTGTAAATGTAACTCATTAATTTCAGGTTATATTCTTCTCAACAACTTGGTATGCACAGAATCattctcattttattaaaaaaataagtagtAAAAAAGATGCATAACGTGAAGAAAGTGTGCTGCCAGTTTTTGtttagaacaacaacaacaaaaatgaagttaataagaaaatgaaaagaattgACTGATTTCCCAGCCAGGTCACAgtgacaggacaggacagtgtGGGCAGTCTGAGATGCTATGCCAATGTCCCGAGTTTACACCGTCTCAACTCGACTGGGATCATAAGAGTCTGAGGAGTAGAGGGAAAAACACATCGATTCAGCATTGTTTTAAAGGTAAAATGGACTATATTGCTACCAAACCTGCATTAATGCCAAACCAAATCTGAACATTCGATAATACTGAATTATTCAATAGTTCAACTGTTTACTAATATGTCCTTATTTGAATTAAACTTTAGTGCATAAGAGGATGTTTCAAAATCCGAGTGTTGGGAGTCAGACTGCGCTACACAGTTTGGGCTGTTTCAACACACCAGGGTGAAACTCAAGGCAACAATATTAGTTATGAGTATCAGTATAGTATTACTAGTAGTACTTAGTAATGTGTTgcagaaaaatgtaaatcactATGAGCAGACCTGGACCTGCTGGTGTTACATGACATAACCTGAACAATACTTCCCCCTTGTGGTGGAAAACACGTACTGCATTTACGAAacttggcagatgcccttatacagaCAGGATTTTTTTGCAGCAAGATTTTATCTTTTACTATTCAATTTAGCACaatgtacaatatacagtatgtacacaggTTGGcgctgttttgtgtgttgtctactagtgttttgttttttgtttgatgAGTGACTGCACTAAATTTAACAGCACAACCACCCCACTGCTcttgtgtactgtatttgttcACTGTTCCTTAGACTAAAAAGGATGTCCTTAGACATCAATGTCACTCTGACTGGACATGTATCCCAGCCAGACAGCtgacaatgattttttttcttaaactgCTGTTGCATTTCCTATTTGTAATCTTCGAATCTTTATGGTCATACCATCCTGCAGTTGTAATCAGTTCAGTAATGATGAATGATAAATCTTTAAATATCAGTTGGATTTGAAAGTTAATGTCTGATTATTTACACTTGACAGTTTTGAAGCAGGGCAGCAGAGTGGGGCAGCTGGGGGTTTTGCAGACCTCACAGTTTCAAGATCCCTGACTCATTTAAGGAAAATCCTAGTTTAATGATAAATAGTGGATTTAATGGATTCATCGAAGCTACTGACATCTTATAATGTGCTCACAATTATAAAATCAATTTCTCTGTATTTAATATCGTTTGTACTCGCTGTTGTCATTTCTATGTACCTTTGTATTACTATTTAATCTTATGACTTCCATGTTTAAGattgttctttttgttctttggtAATTCATAagagtttaaaataaacttgCAGTCACCTGAAACAGAGTGAATCTCATCATCCTCAAGTGAATCTGAATCAGTGGTCATACTAAAGGTGTCCGGAAGTGTGATTTCTCTCTTGACCACTGTTGCACTGCGTGACTGAGAGACTGGGGATAAGCAAGCCATGGACTGTGGTGACTTTATTATTGTTTCCACTATTTCTTCTTTTgtctcttcctcctcatccCTAGTTCTATCAATATcctcatctctctttttctcaaaAGCAGCTTGCCACTCAGCATTTACTCTCATTTCATTCGACACAAATTGGTCCTCTACTCCTTCTAGTACGTTGTCCTCTTGAACTCTATTTTCGGTTTCCTCCTTTCCTATTTCCTCTTCTCCCCTCCCTTTCTGGATTTCTTTTTTGAAACCGCTGACACATGACATTGACTCATCCTCCACAGCAGGATTAATGCGCTCTGCAGACATTTCTTCATTTCTACACACAGAAGATGGGTGATATACGATGGACTTGTCCGGTTGGCCTTCACACATGTCTGCAGCAGGCAGAACCTTTttctcacctccacacacacttaaaatcaGATCCTCATCTTCAGTCACTGGCAGTGATAAACGCAGGTTATTGGGTGGAAACTCGGGTAAATCTAACACTAAAGAAGAAGTATGACTATCCTTACAGAACTTAGCTTCTGTAGAGTCATGGTCTTGCCCAATGACAGGATCATTCTCCATCATATGTATGTGCGTAGGGACTGTTGTCTCTATCACTTGCTTATACTCTCTACTCACATTCTGTGTTTCTTCATTTGGCCTTAGTGTCTTGGTTTGCATAACTAATTCAGCCTTTTCCAAGCTCTCTTTATCATGGTGCTCATTTTCTTGATCCTGTTTGCAACAGTCTTGACCGATAACCAAGGCTTCAGCTGGTACAGCAATGCCCAGGATCCTGGCTGCCCTTTGTTCAATTGACTCATGCACAGGGATTCCTTTGGCACACTGAATTTGATACAGATTACTAAGATCGTCTGATGGCATGCTATTGGCTTTCTCTTGACTCAGAAGAGCCTCCAGATGTTCATCTGCTATTGTTTTTTCATTGCTCAGATATGGATCGTCATCATAATCAGCATTATCATAGTTTGCCAAAAATGTGAAATGCTGTCTTCTGACACCATGACTACGAGGTGACCTTTCTGAGCCAGTGTTAACTTTGCTGCTCTCTGACACTTTCTTATAATCAGGTTTAATACCAAAGATTATATTACTGCTTGAACGCTTATGATTTGTGCTCAAATCAGGGCTGTTTGCATTTTGATCTCCTCCACTATCTGAAGATGTGATCTGTAAAACCTCACATGTTTCTGAGTTGTCAGAGGGACTGGTTAGCATTGGAGATTCGGGGCTTAAAAGTACAGGTGATCCCAGTTTCACTGAGTCTGGGACCGCTGTGTACACTGTAAGTCCAACATCTTTCAGCAATGATTCCTTTGGCACTGGAATATCCATCCTGTTCGACTTCGGGTCATCCTGCATCATACTCAGTTCCTCATAATTGGCAAACCCACTGTCCATCTCTTGTCTTGGTGATATGTAAGGATTTACAATCCTCCCAGACAGTGAAGAGAAGGCACTTCCGACTTCCCTGAAATCTTTACCTGTATGAGTTACGACTCTGTGCTCTAAATCTGACCTGAAATCTAAGTTCTCATTCTTTAGCTGTTGTTctggatttatttctttatgttgCTGTAAAGAATGCATAGCCAACTCTGACCTAATCCTGTGTGTAGCCAACTCAGGTCTAATGAACTCTGTGCTCATGTTGTCTACCTCTAAAATGTTCCTCAGTGCCTCATCTAGGTCCTCTATAGTTTGATCAGTGGTTTGTTGTTTGGCATTTAGATCTTGCAGCTCCTTGTTAAAAGATTCAAGTTCCCCAATAGCATCCCATGGTCGCCTGTTCACAGGTTTTAACAAGAATTGGCCAAAGGCCTCTTGGCCATTTAACGCATGCGGTTTGGACGCATTCTTTCCCAGTGGAGGCTGCCGATCAGGAGATGGTGGTGAAGGCGTCGTTATGACTTGATCTGGGCTTTTTATACTTGAGCTGCTAGCTGTTTGTGTTGGGTAGAATGCACTGTTGCTGGAAAGGTTGAAATTCTTTTGGACTTTTATCGGACACTTGTAGTTGACACTGCATTCTGTAGCCGTCCCACTATCTGTGGACAATGGAGGGTCGCATGTAACCTGGGTTTGAGTAATTTGTGCATTAATATTTCTTGATCCCTCAAGAGAACCTGTCTGAGTCTCCTGGTTTTTATATTGGTCTCCTGGCCAGGATCCTGCATAGCACAATTCTTTATCAGCACTTGCTTGAAGAGACCAAATATCTATGGCCTCTTTTCGAAGTGGAGCCTTTTTGGTCCTTTTTGTGTTCATGGAGCTGCTGGATTGTATTAATTGAACATTTGCAATCTTTGGCATATCTTTGTTACAATGCTGGGTGACTGAATTTTCTAAAGGTGCTACTATTAAGCTTGACACTTTCTCATTGTTATTTGGATCAGTAGCTTCCTTGTTGACTACCAtgtttactgggactgacactaAACAGAACATAGTCTCTTTaactttcttcttgtttttcttgttttcagcTGCTGTTTGTGCTTCAAATGTCTTTACTTGGGTTACTGTCTTACACAATCGTTGGTTTATGCTAGGTTTCTGTTGTGATGATGTTGTTTGGAAGATACTCGAATAGTCAGGGCTGGCTGGGAAACTATTGGAGTTTTCATCATTTGTTGATTTTGAGTTGATCACCTCTCCTGAAACCTCCTTATGTACATTGACACAATCACTTATATTGCTGTTACTTGCTTCTGTGCTGCTGAATGATTTTCCTGAGAGCAGAAAGGCACTGTCTTCAGGAGATTTCTCAGATGAAGAGGTGATAGGGATATCTTTTCTGATATTCCTGATTTTGTCAGCATCTGTCAGTGAGTTCCCATCTATTTTCCCTCCTGAAATATGTCTGACTCGTGGGTCATCAAAGGGTATGTACTGAATATTCCCCATGTGCTCGTCCACATAACCAGGATATGCCTGTCTCCTACAGGGCATACTTCTTCTCCCATCCCTGTAATTGTCAGGCCAGGCCACTCCTGTCTGTCTCATGAACCACTCCTGGACCTCGGCCATTGCAGGTCCTTGCATATATGGGTCCCCCCTGTACTGGTAGTTCCCCATGGAATTGGCATAAGTCCTGTGCCCTCCCCTGATGACAGGCTGCCTCCTATATGATGGTGGAGGAATGTAACCCGGGGGCTCCATGCCCGACCCGCCAAGTTCCTGTGAAAAGTAATCCTGTCTGGAAAAAGGCAGTGGAGTTCTGTCTCTTGGGTGAGGCACAAAATCACCAGAGAGCATTTCTGAGCTTCCACGCATCTGCTGGTGAACCTCATATGATGGAGGTCTAAGAGGTCGGCTAAAACGAGGTTTTGATGGGGGTGCAGACTGTACACCTGACCGACTATTGTCAACCCATCGCTCCCTACTTTCCCCTTCACTGAGATTGCGACCTTGAGGGACTCGTGACTGGTGCCCATTAATTCTATAGTTTCCACCAGGATCCTGGACAGAGGATGACATGTTTAAGTACTGGATGCTGTCTGAGGGCATGGCCATTCTGGGTAAGGACTGAGATTTGGCTTTGGTCCTGGGAGGAACAGCACCCTCTGCTGTTCGGGGCTGCCGCTGCTCCTTTGCCCATCTTTCACCTTCACTTTCAGACATATGTCGACCGATACCTACAGCTGGACGCCACTCTTCTGTCCCCAGACTCTGGTACTTCCTCTCTGCTGCCATTTTCCACTGGTAGAGGGCCAGTTCACGCTCCCTGGCACGCGCACTGTCT is a genomic window of Tachysurus fulvidraco isolate hzauxx_2018 chromosome 8, HZAU_PFXX_2.0, whole genome shotgun sequence containing:
- the jcada gene encoding junctional protein associated with coronary artery disease, which encodes MYSVEDLLISHGYKISSNNNVPPSHSSSSQEQRPPTRSSSRCEITDKRTGQGSVNGYKTDCVYGVGVNQTSSRGVPSDTEIRDKNQRTEGDNANLVDGHSPRGTLTSDSGFHDAHREIYTHLRPESEVSYWRRRGQDFNMLLDYVDIREPQGKQLGGQHKAEGMQRRPESALTTEEHRRERQRRADSARARERELALYQWKMAAERKYQSLGTEEWRPAVGIGRHMSESEGERWAKEQRQPRTAEGAVPPRTKAKSQSLPRMAMPSDSIQYLNMSSSVQDPGGNYRINGHQSRVPQGRNLSEGESRERWVDNSRSGVQSAPPSKPRFSRPLRPPSYEVHQQMRGSSEMLSGDFVPHPRDRTPLPFSRQDYFSQELGGSGMEPPGYIPPPSYRRQPVIRGGHRTYANSMGNYQYRGDPYMQGPAMAEVQEWFMRQTGVAWPDNYRDGRRSMPCRRQAYPGYVDEHMGNIQYIPFDDPRVRHISGGKIDGNSLTDADKIRNIRKDIPITSSSEKSPEDSAFLLSGKSFSSTEASNSNISDCVNVHKEVSGEVINSKSTNDENSNSFPASPDYSSIFQTTSSQQKPSINQRLCKTVTQVKTFEAQTAAENKKNKKKVKETMFCLVSVPVNMVVNKEATDPNNNEKVSSLIVAPLENSVTQHCNKDMPKIANVQLIQSSSSMNTKRTKKAPLRKEAIDIWSLQASADKELCYAGSWPGDQYKNQETQTGSLEGSRNINAQITQTQVTCDPPLSTDSGTATECSVNYKCPIKVQKNFNLSSNSAFYPTQTASSSSIKSPDQVITTPSPPSPDRQPPLGKNASKPHALNGQEAFGQFLLKPVNRRPWDAIGELESFNKELQDLNAKQQTTDQTIEDLDEALRNILEVDNMSTEFIRPELATHRIRSELAMHSLQQHKEINPEQQLKNENLDFRSDLEHRVVTHTGKDFREVGSAFSSLSGRIVNPYISPRQEMDSGFANYEELSMMQDDPKSNRMDIPVPKESLLKDVGLTVYTAVPDSVKLGSPVLLSPESPMLTSPSDNSETCEVLQITSSDSGGDQNANSPDLSTNHKRSSSNIIFGIKPDYKKVSESSKVNTGSERSPRSHGVRRQHFTFLANYDNADYDDDPYLSNEKTIADEHLEALLSQEKANSMPSDDLSNLYQIQCAKGIPVHESIEQRAARILGIAVPAEALVIGQDCCKQDQENEHHDKESLEKAELVMQTKTLRPNEETQNVSREYKQVIETTVPTHIHMMENDPVIGQDHDSTEAKFCKDSHTSSLVLDLPEFPPNNLRLSLPVTEDEDLILSVCGGEKKVLPAADMCEGQPDKSIVYHPSSVCRNEEMSAERINPAVEDESMSCVSGFKKEIQKGRGEEEIGKEETENRVQEDNVLEGVEDQFVSNEMRVNAEWQAAFEKKRDEDIDRTRDEEEETKEEIVETIIKSPQSMACLSPVSQSRSATVVKREITLPDTFSMTTDSDSLEDDEIHSVSDSYDPSRVETV